Proteins encoded by one window of Monoglobus pectinilyticus:
- the addA gene encoding helicase-exonuclease AddAB subunit AddA, whose protein sequence is MNWTAAQKEAITYENKQNILVAAAAGSGKTAVLVERIIRKILDPTEPVSVDEILVLTFTNAAAREMKNKIAAAIEKKLKEIPDNQHLRSQTTKITAADVSTIHSFAQKIISNNIHLTNIPAGFSLIGEAENELLLKDALEDCLERYYERFDILPSFKELTLGHGGIKNDDNLRRAITNIYKFSRSLAEPSKWLNNSVKMYFEVYKSGTVSGTEWENIFLSCIKNSTRQLLDYYNTIIEISEKELPEEHTHAVFFEKEAEMFREIMKCGNIEEYIENRQNIKFLTRPRISKKDKEDAYLAEVLKNIADIREEAKKLFKSNKLFSYENIDSLSSSISLLYPRIKTLKNIILMLERRHTRLKLMRSSLDFSDLEHQLIKLIMKSDGSPTEFCKTLSNKYKAIFVDEYQDTNNIQDKLFQLISGGKRNIFMVGDLKQSIYGFRNASPKLFLNKLTEYSGENNNGHLIRLSDNFRSRKNVIDSVNYLFKNVMSKSTAEIDYTEDERLQSGADYPEVKNPSDYKTELIMTDVLDKSSGSDTRETAFQNKHELEARTVAERISKLVTFDKLSVYDSKTGEQRPVEYGDIVILLRSTKNTAPIFEQVLREYNIPVISDSNEGYLDTIEIKTVLSFLEIIDNPLQDIPLIAVMRSPIFGFTADELAEIRTLNRHGNFYYCVKTAAQNDNTKAKKFFDVLNKMRGFSKYMGTDELIYKICYDLDYLAVAGSMSGGNIRQANLKILLQRAGDYERRAFKGLFSFVDYLNKINDSSSGMGQAKSTNGASSAVSITTVHKSKGLEYPVVILAGTTYGRPGGDSVLYDEKYGIGMEYIDVDKRIKHSCLSLDLIKYKKAKESKAEEIRLLYVAMTRAKEKLIISCTNESPGQSKGWKRPILNTRGEIISPYFENSKIFRDWIVLGYLPQKNAEKLREVMESDISELKIDEAQNIQFKYISYTDENINLSQKESIDCEKTINEDISISKPTDEPISKELADELYNNLNYLYPNEELTRIPLKLSVSEIKRSMQDSLTEQDGEYTPILSSIADRTFHSASSGDAAEIGTITHYIMQHINPEFTQSEEQITEQITSLYANNVLTNSQISLIDKDSIIKFYSSEIGCRMRNAYLKGSLKREFKLLFPVSASEIYGDKVSSDSKNAQIIVQGVADCFFIEDNEIVLLDYKTDNCSAIYAPKQAEKYKIQMDYYTKGIESIFGKKIKERIIFFLKPGTAVNI, encoded by the coding sequence ATGAATTGGACCGCAGCTCAGAAAGAGGCTATTACATATGAAAACAAACAGAATATTCTTGTTGCTGCAGCCGCAGGAAGCGGAAAAACAGCTGTTTTAGTTGAGCGCATAATCAGAAAAATACTAGACCCTACCGAACCTGTTTCCGTTGATGAAATTCTTGTTTTGACTTTCACCAACGCCGCAGCCAGGGAAATGAAAAACAAAATAGCAGCCGCTATAGAAAAAAAGCTAAAAGAAATTCCTGATAATCAGCATCTCAGGTCTCAAACCACCAAAATTACCGCAGCCGATGTTTCTACCATCCATTCGTTTGCCCAAAAAATAATCAGCAATAACATTCATCTAACAAATATCCCGGCCGGTTTCTCTCTAATCGGCGAAGCAGAAAATGAACTTTTGCTTAAAGACGCCTTAGAAGATTGTTTGGAAAGATACTATGAACGCTTTGACATATTGCCATCTTTTAAGGAGCTCACTTTAGGTCATGGCGGAATAAAAAATGATGATAATCTCAGACGTGCAATCACCAATATATACAAGTTTTCAAGAAGCCTGGCAGAACCATCAAAATGGCTGAACAACTCTGTCAAAATGTATTTTGAAGTTTATAAATCAGGTACTGTATCCGGCACAGAGTGGGAAAATATATTTCTTAGCTGCATAAAGAATTCAACAAGACAACTTCTTGACTATTACAATACAATTATTGAAATATCAGAAAAGGAACTGCCTGAAGAACATACACACGCAGTATTCTTTGAAAAAGAAGCAGAGATGTTTCGTGAAATAATGAAGTGCGGCAATATTGAAGAATATATAGAGAATAGACAAAACATAAAATTTTTAACCAGACCCAGAATCAGCAAAAAAGACAAAGAAGACGCATATCTTGCCGAAGTCCTCAAAAATATAGCAGATATAAGAGAAGAAGCAAAAAAACTATTTAAGAGTAACAAACTGTTTTCATATGAAAACATAGATAGTTTAAGCAGCTCTATAAGTCTTTTGTATCCTCGGATAAAAACGTTAAAAAACATCATACTTATGCTGGAACGCAGACATACACGTCTGAAACTTATGCGTTCCTCCCTTGACTTCAGTGATTTAGAACATCAGCTTATTAAGCTGATAATGAAGAGCGACGGCTCCCCGACAGAATTTTGTAAAACTTTGAGCAATAAATACAAAGCAATATTTGTTGACGAATATCAAGACACAAATAATATTCAAGACAAGTTATTTCAGCTTATATCAGGAGGAAAAAGAAACATATTTATGGTTGGAGACCTAAAACAAAGCATATATGGATTTAGAAACGCGTCTCCAAAATTGTTTCTTAATAAGCTGACCGAATATTCCGGTGAAAATAACAACGGACATCTTATACGTCTGTCAGACAATTTCAGAAGCCGCAAGAATGTTATAGACAGCGTAAACTATCTATTTAAAAACGTAATGTCTAAATCTACAGCAGAAATAGACTATACAGAAGATGAACGGCTGCAAAGCGGCGCAGATTATCCGGAAGTTAAAAATCCCTCAGATTATAAAACAGAACTGATAATGACTGACGTGCTGGACAAATCTTCGGGTTCTGACACGCGCGAAACTGCGTTTCAAAACAAACATGAGCTTGAAGCAAGAACAGTTGCAGAAAGAATATCAAAATTGGTGACGTTTGATAAACTGTCTGTATACGACTCGAAAACAGGAGAACAAAGACCGGTTGAATATGGCGATATTGTTATTCTTCTCCGCTCTACAAAGAATACAGCTCCTATATTCGAACAGGTATTAAGAGAATATAATATACCGGTTATTTCTGACAGCAACGAAGGTTACCTAGACACTATTGAGATAAAAACTGTTTTAAGTTTTTTAGAGATAATAGACAATCCACTGCAAGACATACCCTTAATTGCTGTCATGAGAAGCCCTATCTTTGGCTTTACAGCCGATGAACTTGCCGAAATAAGAACTTTAAACCGGCACGGCAACTTTTATTATTGTGTTAAAACTGCCGCGCAAAACGACAATACAAAAGCCAAAAAATTTTTTGATGTTTTAAATAAAATGCGCGGTTTTTCAAAATATATGGGTACGGATGAACTCATATATAAAATATGCTATGACCTAGATTATCTAGCGGTAGCCGGATCAATGAGCGGCGGAAATATCAGGCAGGCCAATCTGAAAATATTGCTTCAAAGAGCGGGAGATTATGAGAGACGCGCTTTTAAAGGTCTTTTCAGTTTTGTAGATTATCTTAACAAAATTAACGACAGCTCTTCAGGTATGGGACAAGCCAAAAGCACTAACGGCGCATCGTCAGCGGTATCAATCACCACAGTTCACAAGTCAAAGGGGCTTGAATATCCTGTTGTAATTTTAGCCGGAACTACTTACGGCAGACCCGGCGGAGATTCTGTTCTTTACGATGAAAAATACGGTATAGGAATGGAATATATTGATGTAGATAAACGTATAAAACACTCATGTCTTTCATTAGATTTAATCAAATATAAAAAAGCGAAAGAATCAAAAGCGGAAGAAATCCGTCTTTTATATGTAGCCATGACCAGGGCAAAGGAAAAACTTATAATTTCCTGCACCAATGAATCTCCCGGCCAGTCAAAAGGCTGGAAACGTCCAATTTTGAACACACGAGGAGAAATCATCAGTCCATATTTTGAAAACAGCAAAATTTTCAGGGATTGGATAGTCTTGGGATACTTGCCGCAAAAGAACGCAGAAAAACTTAGAGAGGTAATGGAATCCGACATATCCGAGCTAAAAATTGATGAAGCTCAGAATATTCAATTCAAATATATAAGTTATACGGATGAAAATATAAACTTATCACAAAAAGAATCAATAGACTGTGAAAAAACAATCAATGAAGACATATCGATTTCAAAACCAACAGACGAGCCCATAAGCAAAGAGCTCGCTGACGAATTGTATAACAACCTTAATTATTTATACCCTAATGAGGAATTGACCCGCATCCCCTTAAAACTTTCGGTTAGTGAAATTAAAAGAAGCATGCAGGACAGTCTAACCGAGCAGGATGGTGAATATACTCCGATTTTAAGCAGTATCGCCGACAGAACATTCCACTCTGCCTCCAGCGGAGACGCCGCCGAAATAGGAACTATTACTCACTACATAATGCAGCACATAAACCCGGAGTTTACTCAGTCTGAAGAGCAAATAACTGAACAAATAACATCACTTTATGCCAATAATGTTTTAACCAACAGTCAAATTTCTTTAATAGATAAAGATTCAATCATTAAATTTTACAGTTCTGAAATCGGCTGCCGAATGCGGAACGCATATTTAAAAGGAAGTCTTAAAAGAGAATTTAAACTGTTGTTTCCTGTAAGCGCTTCAGAAATATATGGAGATAAAGTAAGTTCTGATTCCAAAAACGCTCAAATCATTGTTCAAGGCGTCGCCGACTGCTTCTTTATCGAAGACAACGAGATAGTTTTATTGGATTATAAGACTGACAACTGTTCTGCCATTTATGCGCCTAAACAAGCTGAAAAATACAAAATCCAAATGGATTATTACACAAAGGGCATTGAATCAATATTTGGAAAGAAAATAAAGGAACGGATTATATTCTTTCTTAAACCTGGAACAGCTGTAAATATATAA
- a CDS encoding MFS transporter produces the protein MNKIKKLIYELHSFIILWLTQSFSTLGSSMTNFALIIWSYQQQGSALKTSMLSICSYAPYVIISIFAGALSDKWNKKATMLVCDSFAAVCTVSVLILLLFGKLQIWHLYCLNALNGLMNSIQQPSADVTISLLTPKKHYQKASGMRAFSNSLVNVMTPVISTALLALSNIQTIIAFDLFTFVIAFLSLLFFVKIPKVISTENAKAESVLESAKSGIRYLRHNRGILDLILFLAAINFTASVFEAALPAMVLSKSSGSESALGIVNAVSGLAMVGGSILVSLIPSPKSRVRIICNSLLLAMSTENFFLAFGKSVPVWCIGAFLGWIAIPFMNANMDVLFRNHIPLNMQGRVYSARNTLQFFTIPIGYFLGGFLVDKVFEPFMASQSAASIFVTLFGQGKGAGAAFLFLWLGFIGLITCLIFRKDPHIWRLEK, from the coding sequence ATGAATAAAATAAAAAAATTAATATATGAGCTGCATTCGTTTATTATACTGTGGCTCACACAATCATTTTCAACCCTCGGCAGTTCAATGACAAATTTTGCGTTAATAATATGGTCATATCAGCAGCAAGGGTCCGCTTTAAAGACCTCAATGCTTTCAATATGTTCATATGCGCCTTATGTCATTATAAGCATATTTGCAGGAGCGTTAAGCGACAAATGGAACAAAAAAGCAACTATGCTTGTCTGCGACAGCTTTGCTGCTGTTTGCACTGTATCTGTCCTGATTCTGCTGCTGTTTGGCAAACTGCAAATATGGCATTTATATTGTTTGAATGCACTAAACGGTCTTATGAACTCAATACAGCAACCGTCAGCAGATGTAACTATCAGTCTGCTTACACCTAAAAAACATTATCAAAAAGCGAGCGGTATGAGAGCATTCTCAAATTCATTGGTAAACGTTATGACTCCCGTCATATCTACCGCACTGCTGGCGCTGAGCAATATTCAAACGATTATTGCGTTTGATTTATTTACATTCGTAATAGCTTTCTTATCACTGCTGTTCTTTGTAAAAATACCAAAAGTTATATCAACTGAGAACGCTAAAGCAGAATCCGTGCTCGAATCCGCCAAAAGCGGAATACGGTATCTGAGACACAACCGTGGAATTTTAGACCTCATACTATTTTTGGCTGCAATAAATTTTACCGCTTCAGTTTTTGAAGCAGCGCTTCCGGCTATGGTTCTATCCAAAAGCTCCGGCAGTGAGTCTGCACTCGGAATAGTCAATGCGGTATCAGGTCTCGCAATGGTTGGAGGAAGCATACTCGTATCACTGATTCCATCACCCAAAAGCCGGGTTCGTATAATTTGCAATTCTCTTCTGCTTGCAATGAGCACAGAAAACTTTTTCCTTGCATTTGGAAAAAGCGTTCCCGTTTGGTGTATCGGAGCATTTTTAGGATGGATAGCCATACCGTTTATGAACGCAAACATGGATGTTCTTTTCAGAAACCATATCCCTCTTAATATGCAAGGCCGCGTATATTCTGCGAGAAACACATTACAGTTTTTCACTATACCAATCGGTTATTTTCTTGGAGGATTTCTGGTTGACAAAGTGTTTGAACCGTTCATGGCGTCACAATCAGCTGCAAGCATATTTGTTACATTATTTGGGCAAGGAAAAGGCGCCGGAGCCGCTTTTTTATTTTTATGGCTGGGATTTATCGGGCTTATCACATGCTTAATCTTTAGAAAAGACCCGCATATATGGCGGCTGGAAAAATAA
- the murG gene encoding undecaprenyldiphospho-muramoylpentapeptide beta-N-acetylglucosaminyltransferase: MRILFAGGGTAGHINPAVAIANYIADKESSQIAFVGVEEGLEAELIPRLGYDLSLIKIHGFERKLNFQNFKNLFELPKSIHDSKKIIKKFNPDIVIGTGGYVAGPVLFAAAKLGIPTLIHESNAYPGVTTKILSKYVDTVALGSKAAEPYIKSAKHIIYSGNPVRPSILSTSEFEARRVLKLDERPFIVFFGGSMGAKDFNKTVVDWISGVIKDNKYQIMMGTGKYFQYDDVINRFENNGIDLKKYRSVRVSEYIYDMNIVMSAADLVVCRAGASTLSELTALGKPSILVPSPYVTANHQEHNARAIEKEGGARVILENEFTAEVLNKNIESLVSSKEKLKNMRRAAKSVGTTAATEEIYREAKRLLKNN, from the coding sequence ATGAGAATTTTATTTGCTGGCGGCGGCACTGCAGGTCATATTAATCCTGCTGTCGCTATCGCCAATTATATTGCTGATAAGGAAAGCTCCCAAATAGCCTTCGTTGGAGTTGAGGAAGGGCTTGAGGCGGAGCTTATTCCACGTTTGGGATATGATTTGTCACTTATAAAGATACATGGTTTTGAAAGAAAGCTTAACTTTCAGAATTTCAAAAATTTATTTGAACTTCCTAAAAGCATTCATGATTCAAAAAAAATTATAAAGAAGTTTAATCCTGACATAGTTATCGGCACCGGAGGATATGTCGCAGGGCCTGTGTTATTTGCGGCGGCAAAACTTGGTATACCGACGCTTATACACGAGTCAAACGCATATCCAGGAGTAACTACAAAAATTCTATCTAAATATGTCGACACAGTTGCTCTCGGTTCAAAAGCCGCCGAGCCATACATAAAATCAGCTAAACATATAATTTACTCGGGTAATCCTGTTCGTCCGTCTATATTATCTACAAGCGAGTTTGAAGCCCGCCGCGTCTTAAAACTTGACGAGCGTCCGTTTATAGTCTTTTTTGGCGGCAGTATGGGAGCTAAAGATTTTAATAAGACAGTGGTTGATTGGATAAGCGGTGTTATAAAAGATAATAAGTATCAAATCATGATGGGTACCGGAAAATATTTTCAATATGATGATGTTATTAATAGATTTGAGAACAATGGTATTGACCTGAAGAAATACCGAAGCGTTAGAGTAAGCGAATATATTTATGATATGAATATTGTAATGTCGGCCGCCGATTTAGTTGTCTGCCGTGCCGGGGCGAGCACACTGAGCGAATTAACTGCATTGGGAAAACCTTCAATACTTGTGCCGTCTCCATATGTTACTGCCAATCATCAGGAACATAATGCCAGGGCAATAGAAAAAGAAGGCGGAGCAAGAGTTATATTGGAAAATGAATTTACTGCTGAAGTTCTTAACAAAAATATAGAAAGTCTTGTAAGCAGTAAAGAAAAGCTTAAAAATATGAGAAGAGCCGCTAAAAGTGTTGGCACTACAGCGGCGACAGAGGAAATTTATCGTGAAGCGAAACGTTTGCTGAAGAATAATTAG
- a CDS encoding MGDG synthase family glycosyltransferase, which translates to MKGLVLSITAGQGHNQTAMVISKRFNECGVECKYLDVYKFINPILSDSVNKIYLMSTKAIPKIYGGVYRMCEKRGVQSGAGIHGLNRITNSVLSRSLIKLIQKEKPDFIICTHIFAALLVTYISSIERLNAKTIGVITDFTIHPYWEDSLLDYYIIANERLTIQGIKKGFPENKFLPLGIPIGTKFSRKIEKSKAKEILNLHSKHTILVMSGSMGFGAVYKEIEELDKLDMDFEIVSVSGNNKKLKTKIDSMETRKKIYSYGYINNVDVFMDACDCIITKPGGLTTSEALAKQIPMLINNPIPGQEDRNVEFLLNAGAAMRISSTNPIDEAVYQMFVNDDRMKLMQEAMKSIAKPNSTQDLVDFVMNGLE; encoded by the coding sequence ATGAAAGGTTTAGTATTATCTATAACAGCAGGACAAGGACACAACCAAACAGCCATGGTGATCAGCAAACGTTTCAACGAGTGCGGCGTCGAATGCAAATACCTGGATGTATACAAATTTATAAACCCGATTTTATCAGATTCTGTAAATAAGATTTATCTTATGTCCACCAAAGCTATACCTAAAATCTACGGCGGCGTATATAGAATGTGCGAAAAACGCGGAGTACAGTCCGGTGCCGGCATACACGGACTGAATAGAATAACAAATTCAGTTTTGTCAAGAAGTCTGATAAAACTTATTCAAAAAGAAAAACCTGATTTTATTATTTGCACACACATATTCGCTGCGCTGCTGGTTACTTATATTTCATCAATAGAACGTCTTAACGCTAAAACTATTGGAGTAATAACAGACTTCACTATACATCCTTACTGGGAAGACAGCTTGCTTGATTACTATATTATCGCTAATGAAAGGCTTACTATCCAGGGAATAAAAAAGGGCTTTCCAGAAAACAAGTTTTTACCACTGGGAATACCAATCGGTACTAAATTCTCAAGAAAAATTGAGAAAAGTAAGGCTAAAGAGATTCTAAATCTCCACAGTAAACATACAATACTTGTTATGAGCGGAAGTATGGGGTTTGGAGCTGTATATAAAGAAATTGAAGAATTGGATAAGCTTGATATGGATTTTGAAATTGTATCTGTCAGCGGAAACAATAAAAAGCTTAAAACAAAAATAGACAGTATGGAAACACGGAAAAAAATATACAGTTATGGGTATATCAACAACGTTGATGTGTTTATGGACGCCTGCGACTGTATTATAACAAAACCCGGAGGGCTTACCACCAGCGAAGCGCTTGCAAAACAGATACCAATGCTTATTAATAACCCGATTCCGGGTCAGGAGGACAGAAACGTAGAGTTTCTATTAAACGCCGGAGCGGCCATGCGAATAAGCAGCACAAATCCAATAGATGAAGCGGTTTATCAAATGTTTGTTAACGATGACCGGATGAAACTTATGCAGGAAGCAATGAAGTCAATAGCAAAACCAAATTCAACACAGGATCTTGTGGATTTTGTAATGAACGGCTTAGAATAA
- a CDS encoding deoxycytidylate deaminase: MQRVDKANYYLDIAETVIERGTCLRRNFGAIIVRNDEIISTGYTGAPRGRNNCSDLGFCMRDKLNIPRGERYEMCRSVHAEANCIISASRRDMIGGTLYLAGRDAKTGELVGDANCCAMCKRLVINAGIEEVIVRRTPTEYEVIPVDKWIENDESLEGTMGY, translated from the coding sequence ATGCAAAGAGTCGACAAAGCGAACTACTATTTGGATATAGCAGAAACAGTTATCGAACGCGGAACTTGTCTAAGGCGCAATTTTGGAGCTATAATTGTCAGAAATGATGAGATTATATCGACAGGATATACAGGCGCACCAAGGGGACGGAACAACTGCTCTGACCTCGGGTTCTGCATGCGGGACAAGCTTAACATTCCCCGAGGCGAAAGATACGAAATGTGCCGAAGCGTACATGCGGAAGCCAACTGCATTATAAGCGCCTCACGCCGTGATATGATTGGCGGCACTCTATATTTGGCAGGCAGAGACGCCAAAACAGGAGAGCTTGTAGGTGACGCAAACTGCTGTGCAATGTGCAAAAGGCTGGTTATAAACGCCGGTATAGAAGAGGTAATAGTACGCCGAACACCGACAGAATATGAAGTTATCCCTGTTGATAAATGGATTGAAAACGATGAATCGCTTGAAGGCACCATGGGGTACTAG
- the murA gene encoding UDP-N-acetylglucosamine 1-carboxyvinyltransferase has product MTDGYLSINGRRRLFGETSVQGSKNSALPCLTACCMCEKGCCNLCRCPYLSDVENTLEIMETLGCRCNYDSERELANISAESIFGSTIEPEMMNRMRSSILFLGVLLSRIGEADVGYPGGCELGARPIDLHLKAFRKLGVQIEESQGVIHCRIKSKLKPCSVSLLCPSVGATENIMLLMAKSDGETVIRNAAREPEIVDLQDFLNLMGADIKGAGSDVIVINGVKKLHGADFEIMPDRIVAVTYMAAVAGCGGEILLKGINLEHSSMCNSILKDIGADIRKTGDGAIISMSGRPRAVNTIKTLYYPGFPTDAQPPFMAVMTVADGTTVFLESIFENRFRHASELAKLGADIDVNMCQATVRGREFLSGADVRSYDLRGAAAMVIGGLMAEGTTRVGGLPHIERGYQDIVSDLESLGADIRIVY; this is encoded by the coding sequence GTGACCGACGGTTATTTATCTATAAACGGAAGAAGGCGTCTTTTTGGAGAGACCTCAGTTCAGGGTTCAAAGAACTCGGCTCTGCCATGTCTGACCGCCTGTTGTATGTGTGAGAAAGGGTGCTGTAATTTATGCAGATGTCCTTACCTTTCAGATGTTGAAAATACTTTGGAAATAATGGAGACGCTAGGGTGCCGATGTAATTATGATTCTGAACGTGAATTAGCAAATATTTCGGCGGAGAGTATTTTCGGAAGCACAATAGAGCCTGAAATGATGAACAGGATGCGTTCTTCAATATTGTTTCTGGGAGTTCTTCTGTCTCGAATCGGAGAGGCAGACGTTGGTTATCCCGGAGGCTGTGAATTGGGAGCAAGACCAATTGATTTGCATTTAAAGGCTTTTAGAAAGCTGGGAGTACAGATAGAGGAAAGTCAGGGAGTTATACACTGCAGAATAAAATCTAAACTTAAACCGTGCTCTGTATCGCTGTTATGCCCCAGTGTTGGAGCAACCGAAAACATAATGCTGCTTATGGCAAAGTCGGATGGTGAGACAGTTATAAGAAATGCGGCAAGAGAACCCGAAATTGTGGATCTTCAAGATTTTCTGAACCTTATGGGGGCGGACATAAAAGGCGCCGGCAGTGACGTTATTGTTATAAATGGTGTAAAAAAGCTTCATGGCGCTGATTTTGAAATAATGCCGGATAGAATTGTTGCAGTTACATATATGGCCGCTGTTGCAGGCTGCGGAGGAGAGATTCTGTTAAAGGGAATCAACTTGGAGCATTCTTCAATGTGCAATTCAATTTTAAAGGATATAGGTGCAGATATAAGAAAAACCGGAGATGGAGCCATAATATCTATGAGCGGCCGGCCCAGGGCGGTTAACACCATTAAAACTTTATACTATCCGGGATTTCCAACTGATGCGCAGCCGCCGTTTATGGCTGTTATGACGGTTGCGGACGGCACTACGGTGTTCTTAGAATCAATTTTTGAAAATCGTTTCAGACATGCGTCTGAGCTGGCAAAGCTGGGTGCTGATATTGATGTAAACATGTGTCAGGCAACCGTTAGGGGACGGGAGTTTCTAAGCGGTGCGGATGTTAGGTCATATGATTTGAGAGGCGCCGCGGCTATGGTAATAGGCGGATTAATGGCGGAAGGCACGACGAGAGTCGGAGGACTGCCGCATATTGAAAGAGGATATCAGGATATAGTCAGTGATTTGGAATCTTTGGGTGCTGACATTCGTATTGTATACTAA
- the tsaE gene encoding tRNA (adenosine(37)-N6)-threonylcarbamoyltransferase complex ATPase subunit type 1 TsaE, whose protein sequence is MKIYKSNSVEDTASAAGELAAELKPGDVIALVGDLGAGKTAFVKGIAKYFHSKNDVLSPTYTLVNEYGGDIPIYHFDVYRLANPALDECDWIDEYLFGNGITIIEWADNIKNILPEGTIRVEIKAYPEKGEDYREIKIC, encoded by the coding sequence ATGAAAATATATAAGTCTAACTCGGTTGAGGATACTGCGTCAGCTGCCGGTGAATTGGCGGCTGAGCTTAAACCGGGCGATGTTATTGCTTTGGTTGGAGATTTGGGTGCAGGAAAAACCGCTTTCGTTAAGGGAATAGCAAAATACTTTCATTCTAAAAATGATGTATTGAGTCCAACGTATACTTTGGTTAACGAATACGGCGGTGATATTCCAATATATCATTTTGACGTATACCGTCTCGCCAACCCCGCGCTTGATGAATGCGACTGGATTGATGAGTATTTGTTTGGCAATGGTATAACAATTATTGAGTGGGCTGACAATATTAAAAATATCTTGCCCGAAGGGACTATACGGGTTGAAATAAAGGCGTATCCTGAAAAGGGTGAAGATTACAGGGAGATAAAGATATGTTAG
- a CDS encoding cell division protein FtsQ/DivIB, whose translation MQKKRNIKKSRIDIEKARARRKLTAISVLSVVVLAVLALCFLLMAPMFNIKNIVCEGNDKISYDTIVDASQIKTGGNIFLTNLSSPKKNVESLEYVEDCQVSRVFPDTVKFTITERQPAAYFSVGDFLTVTDTNGRVVDTVTNNDDVYQITSSKIKEEIVEPTGSPEPEEDNTKTEDDSIWGYDDDGDPIYKVNGGHYEFDNDGNRYFVDDSPTSSPAAENSEEPTELESGNNFDELNRTSNGEIIYNAPIIYGVGITKYQVGHRIQSNDEDKLDNVIEAVKSLSKAGLLERTTKIDVNNINDVKFWVEDRLEVWFGTFDNFDYKVKFVTSVIDSNLSKYEESILDFRDSKLYVRSIETGEPKVLEVSPEPNSDEEDSKSSARPKASPIPTDDEDDEGLADDEEQDEENPTSTPKNDNSKNESKHTPTPKTQRN comes from the coding sequence ATGCAAAAGAAAAGAAACATTAAAAAGAGCAGAATAGACATTGAAAAAGCAAGGGCAAGACGGAAACTAACAGCTATATCTGTGCTGTCAGTAGTTGTTTTAGCAGTTCTTGCCCTTTGTTTTTTGCTTATGGCACCAATGTTTAATATAAAAAATATAGTTTGCGAGGGTAATGACAAAATAAGTTATGATACCATTGTTGATGCCTCACAAATTAAAACGGGCGGAAATATTTTTTTGACAAATCTGAGTTCTCCGAAAAAAAATGTTGAATCTTTAGAGTATGTGGAGGATTGTCAGGTAAGCCGCGTTTTTCCCGATACTGTTAAATTTACAATTACTGAAAGACAGCCGGCGGCTTATTTCAGCGTCGGAGATTTTCTTACTGTTACAGACACAAACGGGCGGGTTGTTGACACCGTTACTAACAATGATGATGTGTATCAAATAACATCGTCTAAAATAAAAGAGGAGATAGTTGAACCCACCGGCAGTCCGGAACCTGAAGAAGATAATACGAAAACTGAGGACGATTCCATTTGGGGCTACGATGATGACGGAGACCCAATATACAAGGTGAACGGCGGTCATTACGAGTTTGACAATGACGGCAATAGATATTTTGTTGATGATTCACCCACCAGTTCTCCGGCGGCAGAGAATTCAGAGGAGCCAACTGAATTGGAATCAGGAAATAATTTTGATGAATTGAACCGGACTTCAAATGGTGAAATTATTTACAACGCTCCGATAATATATGGAGTTGGAATAACAAAATATCAAGTTGGACATAGGATTCAAAGTAATGATGAGGACAAGCTGGACAATGTTATAGAAGCTGTAAAGTCTTTATCAAAAGCGGGACTTTTGGAAAGAACCACCAAAATAGATGTAAATAACATAAATGATGTGAAGTTTTGGGTCGAAGACAGACTGGAAGTATGGTTTGGTACATTTGATAACTTTGATTATAAAGTAAAATTCGTAACTTCTGTTATTGACAGTAACCTATCAAAGTATGAAGAATCAATATTGGATTTCAGGGATTCAAAACTGTATGTACGCAGTATTGAAACAGGAGAACCTAAAGTGCTGGAAGTTAGTCCGGAGCCGAATAGTGATGAAGAGGATTCAAAATCTTCGGCAAGACCGAAAGCGTCTCCTATTCCGACAGATGATGAGGATGATGAAGGTTTAGCGGATGATGAAGAGCAGGATGAAGAAAATCCCACATCAACTCCGAAAAATGATAATTCTAAAAACGAATCAAAACATACTCCAACTCCAAAGACTCAGAGAAATTGA